In Catenulispora sp. GP43, a single genomic region encodes these proteins:
- a CDS encoding tetratricopeptide repeat protein encodes MAESQRGQDEASRPGATHSELSGSSRDTVQARDISGGIHFHTKDSTEAALLPQQLPSDVRGFVNRLDELGRLDIVLGDSDSAGLTVLVGTAGVGKTSLAVRWANRIRERFPDGQLYVNLRGYDPGEPVSANEALERFLRALGVSPERIPAAEEARAEMFRSFAAGRRMLIVLDNAAAVAQVRPLLPGSQTCRVLVTSRSSLSGLVARDGAHRVSVTTLSSAESVRLLQETTSDYRHEDPQEELAELARLCAYLPLALRIAAERAAARPRMPLPELIADLRDESALWDALSTGDDDAAAVRTVFAWSYRALPEEAARLFRRLGLHPSPEFGLPVAAALAELPTSRTRRLLDALVDAHLLEDLGLGRYQFHDLLRAYAADQAHSVDTVDERTDAIRRILMFYVRTASNAAELVGGSLYVLSREDVLSRDADQSWSDISVPVFSDAEAAVAWYEAERTNLMAAVRAAGDIGFHRASWQIPVLVKEIGLRADPLNTWIELQRAGGEAARSSSDAFGEAAIETCFAVDERLARRFSESRLHYSEAARLYAQLGSRRGLLHAENGLGLVELWAHNMDPTVTHLSTALSIARELRDRVLVGLLLSNLGEAWLEFGDPDRALPLLEESIDVLREVGDRVYELDAMNFLGRTLCQLGRLPEARATLEETSAGMREISLAANYGGHMNLDFARLQLAEGAPADALVSSQRAGSAFRELRNPQSEATAWALSGRAFLQLQRWDEAASFLGRAVAGHRDSDSMWQLSNDLHDLAIALDRIGEHQKARGCRTEALDLLGSFADPSANALRDVISAELDSRSSESA; translated from the coding sequence ATGGCGGAATCACAGCGAGGACAGGACGAGGCTTCGCGACCGGGGGCGACTCATTCGGAGCTGTCAGGGTCGTCTCGCGACACGGTGCAGGCCCGGGATATCAGTGGCGGAATTCACTTCCACACCAAGGATTCGACAGAGGCGGCGCTGCTGCCGCAGCAACTGCCGAGCGACGTTCGTGGGTTCGTCAACCGTCTCGATGAACTTGGCCGTCTCGACATAGTCTTGGGCGATTCCGACAGCGCCGGACTCACCGTGTTGGTGGGGACGGCTGGAGTGGGCAAAACATCGCTGGCAGTAAGGTGGGCGAATCGTATTCGCGAGCGGTTCCCCGATGGGCAGCTTTACGTTAACCTTCGAGGCTACGATCCAGGCGAGCCGGTCTCCGCCAACGAAGCGCTCGAGCGGTTCTTGCGGGCCCTCGGTGTTTCACCGGAGCGCATTCCCGCCGCTGAAGAAGCGCGGGCGGAAATGTTCCGCTCATTCGCGGCCGGCCGCCGGATGTTGATCGTGCTGGACAACGCGGCCGCCGTCGCACAGGTCCGACCGCTGCTACCAGGCTCTCAGACCTGCCGGGTGCTGGTTACCAGCCGCAGCAGTTTGTCAGGGCTCGTCGCTCGAGATGGCGCACACCGAGTCAGCGTTACGACTCTCTCATCGGCGGAATCGGTGAGGCTTCTCCAGGAGACGACCAGTGACTATCGACATGAGGACCCGCAGGAGGAGCTGGCAGAACTGGCTCGGCTGTGTGCCTACTTGCCGTTGGCACTACGCATCGCTGCTGAGCGCGCTGCGGCGCGGCCGCGTATGCCGTTGCCCGAGCTGATCGCCGATCTGCGCGACGAATCGGCGCTGTGGGATGCGTTGTCGACCGGCGACGACGATGCTGCTGCGGTCCGTACAGTGTTCGCTTGGTCGTACCGGGCTCTGCCGGAGGAGGCCGCCCGCCTGTTTCGCCGTCTGGGGCTTCATCCCAGTCCGGAATTCGGTCTGCCCGTCGCTGCCGCCTTGGCGGAGCTGCCCACAAGCAGGACTCGACGTTTGCTCGACGCGCTGGTAGACGCACATCTTTTGGAAGACCTGGGGCTAGGCCGTTACCAGTTCCATGACCTGCTCCGTGCCTATGCCGCTGACCAGGCCCACTCGGTTGACACCGTCGATGAACGGACAGATGCCATCAGGCGGATTCTGATGTTCTACGTTCGTACGGCGAGCAATGCGGCCGAGCTGGTCGGCGGCAGTCTGTATGTTCTTTCGAGAGAGGATGTTCTCTCGAGGGATGCAGACCAATCGTGGTCTGACATCAGCGTTCCTGTCTTCTCAGATGCCGAGGCTGCTGTCGCGTGGTATGAAGCAGAGCGGACGAACCTCATGGCGGCGGTACGGGCTGCAGGCGATATCGGCTTCCATCGCGCCTCATGGCAGATTCCGGTGCTGGTCAAGGAGATCGGCCTCAGGGCGGATCCGCTCAACACGTGGATTGAGCTGCAACGCGCAGGCGGTGAGGCAGCCCGATCGAGTTCTGATGCCTTCGGTGAGGCTGCCATCGAAACGTGTTTCGCAGTCGACGAGCGACTAGCGCGAAGGTTTTCGGAATCCAGACTTCACTATAGCGAGGCAGCCAGACTGTACGCGCAGCTGGGTAGCCGGCGGGGGTTGCTGCATGCCGAAAACGGTCTAGGGCTCGTCGAGCTCTGGGCTCACAATATGGATCCGACCGTTACTCACCTGTCCACTGCGTTGAGTATCGCTCGCGAGCTGCGCGACCGTGTCCTTGTGGGATTGCTTCTGTCGAATCTGGGCGAGGCATGGCTGGAGTTCGGTGATCCGGATCGCGCTTTGCCGCTGCTCGAAGAGAGCATCGACGTGCTACGGGAGGTCGGTGATCGGGTCTACGAACTCGATGCCATGAACTTTCTCGGGCGAACCCTGTGCCAGCTCGGACGCCTCCCGGAGGCGCGCGCCACGCTCGAGGAGACGTCGGCGGGTATGCGGGAGATTTCGTTGGCCGCCAACTACGGAGGCCATATGAATCTTGACTTCGCCCGGCTCCAACTTGCTGAAGGAGCGCCTGCCGACGCGCTGGTCTCGAGTCAGCGTGCGGGGTCGGCGTTCCGCGAGTTGCGCAACCCCCAGTCGGAGGCTACGGCCTGGGCGTTGTCAGGCCGGGCGTTCCTGCAACTTCAGCGGTGGGACGAAGCCGCGTCGTTCTTGGGCCGCGCCGTCGCCGGACATCGTGACAGCGACAGCATGTGGCAACTCTCCAACGACCTGCACGACCTTGCCATAGCCCTTGATCGCATTGGTGAGCACCAGAAGGCGCGTGGCTGTCGAACCGAGGCACTGGATCTGCTCGGCTCGTTTGCCGATCCGTCAGCAAACGCTTTGCGCGACGTGATCAGCGCTGAGCTGGACAGCCGGTCGAGCGAATCGGCCTAG
- a CDS encoding ArsR/SmtB family transcription factor, protein MPHQGEQPVSPADPPEHPQDHPQHHHPDHADPAERTLPDPVVETAVGFLDLLAEPSRLRLLWALREGELGVGALAETAGCTPTAASQHLAKLRLGGLVEQRAEGRARLYRLRGSHIKRLVEEVVGHAEHAVRGIPYDL, encoded by the coding sequence ATGCCCCACCAAGGCGAGCAGCCCGTCTCCCCCGCCGACCCCCCGGAACACCCCCAGGACCACCCCCAGCACCACCACCCGGACCACGCCGACCCCGCCGAACGCACCCTGCCGGACCCGGTCGTGGAAACCGCCGTCGGCTTCCTGGACCTGCTGGCCGAACCCAGCCGCCTGCGTCTGCTGTGGGCCCTGCGCGAGGGCGAACTCGGCGTCGGCGCCCTGGCCGAGACAGCCGGCTGCACCCCCACCGCCGCCAGCCAGCATCTGGCCAAACTCCGCCTCGGCGGCCTGGTCGAACAGCGCGCCGAAGGTCGGGCCCGCCTCTACCGCCTGCGCGGCAGCCACATCAAGCGGCTGGTCGAGGAGGTCGTGGGGCACGCGGAGCACGCGGTCCGCGGCATCCCGTACGACTTGTGA